A stretch of the Argentina anserina chromosome 6, drPotAnse1.1, whole genome shotgun sequence genome encodes the following:
- the LOC126800451 gene encoding benzaldehyde dehydrogenase, mitochondrial-like, producing MNNNTDLDLKKESRRSKKLEPGRNLEYWFRFQLPRGFMLRENMEIVGVCLGLVCVGYSRRLAILRVWENEWSLKKRGADDNCRDTVLLVCLQVAFTGSTGTGKIVLELAAKSNLKTVSLELGGKSPFIVCEDADVDKAVELAHSALFFNQGQCCCAGSRTFVHERVYDEFVEKAKARAAKRVVGDPFKGGIEQGPQIDSDQFEKILKYIDYGIKGGATLETGGERFGSKGYYIKPTVFSNVKDDMEIAKDEIFGPVQTVLKYKELDEVIKRANNTRYGLAAGVFTQNIDTANTLTRALRVGSVWINCYDVFDASIPIGGYKMSGNGREKGIYGLKNYLQVKAVVTPLKNPAWL from the exons ATGAACAACAATACGGATCTCGATTTAAAGAAGGAGAGCAGAAGAAGTAAGAAG TTGGAGCCAGGGAGAAATTTGGAGTACTGGTTTAGGTTCCAGCTTCCACGAGGGTTTATGTTGAGGGAAAATATGGagattgtgggagtgtgtcttGGACTAGTTTGTGTAGGATATAGTAGGAG GCTGGCAATATTAAGAGTATGGGAGAATGAATGGAGTTTAAAGAAGAGAGGGGCAGATGATAATTGCAGGG ATACTGTATTGTTGGTCTGTTTGCAGGTTGCTTTTACTGGATCAACTGGTACTGGTAAAATTGTACTTGAACTGGCAGCTAAAAGCAATCTTAAGACTGTAAGTTTGGAGCTTGGTGGGAAATCTCCTTTTATTGTATGTGAGGATGCTGATGTAGACAAGGCTGTTGAGTTGGCACATTCTGCTCTATTTTTCAATCAG GGTCAATGTTGCTGTGCTGGTTCTCGAACTTTTGTACATGAACGTGTATATGATGAGTTCGTAGAGAAAGCAAAGGCCCGTGCGGCGAAACGTGTAGTGGGTGATCCATTCAAGGGGGGCATTGAGCAAGGCCCTCAG ATTGATTCAGACCAAtttgagaagatcctgaagtACATAGATTATGGTATTAAAGGTGGagcgacactggaaacaggaGGAGAACGATTCGGCTCGAAAGGTTACTATATTAAGCCCACTGTATTCTCAAATGTGAAG GATGACATGGAGATAGCAAAGGATGAGATCTTTGGCCCAGTGCAGACCGTCTTGAAATACAA GGAACTTGATGAGGTGATAAAGAGGGCTAACAATACTCGCTATGGCCTTGCTGCAGGGGTATTCACACAGAACATAGACACTGCAAACACATTGACGCGTGCATTGCGAGTAGGTAGCGTATGGATCAACTGCTATGATGTGTTTGATGCTTCGATTCCTATTGGAGGGTACAAGATGAGTGGAAATGGTAGGGAAAAGGGTATATATGGCCTTAAGAATTACTTGCAAGTCAAGGCTGTAGTCACACCCCTTAAAAATCCGGCATGGCTATAA
- the LOC126797910 gene encoding GRF1-interacting factor 1, which yields MQQHLMQMQPMMAGYYPNSVTTDHIQQYLDENKSLILKIVESQNSGKLSECAENQARLQRNLMYLAAIADSQPQPPTMHPQYPSGGMMQPGASYMQQQAAQQMSPQSLMAARNSMMYNQQPFSAMQQQALHSQLAMSSGGSGGLHMLQNEANNAGGSGQLGTGGFADFGRAEGMHRRMGSGSKQDLSDGRGGSSGGHGGDGGETLYLKSADD from the exons ATGCAGCAGCACCTGATGCAGATGCAGCCCATGATGGCAGGCTACTATCCCAATAGTGTCACTACTGATCACATTCAACAG TATTTGGACGAGAACAAGTCATTGATTTTGAAGATTGTTGAGAGCCAGAATTCAGGGAAATTGAGTGAATGTGCAGA GAACCAAGCAAGGCTACAGCGAAATCTGATGTACCTTGCTGCCATTGCTGACTCCCAACCCCAACCTCCCACTATGCATCCTCAG TACCCTTCCGGTGGCATGATGCAGCCAGGAGCAAGTTATATGCAGCAACAAGCAGCTCAACAGATGTCACCCCAGTCTCTCATGGCTGCACGCAATTCTATGATGTACAACCAGCAGCCATTTTCAGCTATGCAACAGCAAGCCCTGCATAGCCAACTTGCCATGAGCTCTGGAGGAAGCGGGGGACTTCACATGCTCCAGAATGAGGCAAACAACGCAGGAGGCAGCGGGCAACTTGGGACTGGAGGATTTGCTGATTTTGGACGCGCAGAAGGCATGCATAGGAGGATGGGAAGTGGGAGTAAGCAAGATCTTTCTGATGGGCGGGGAGGGAGCTCTGGAGGCCATGGCGGAGATGGGGGTGAGACTCTTTACTTGAAGTCCGCTGATGATTAA
- the LOC126799709 gene encoding probable xyloglucan endotransglucosylase/hydrolase protein 33, giving the protein MAVLQIVFLCLLVSCMSLVSASSRNRRYTSPSVPKLTDVFSHVSIRNVFSKAFGGSNVQVTGNGSMATLVLDKTSGSGLASVNKYHYGFFSAAIKLPPGDSSGVVVAFYLSNADVFPHNHDEIDIELLGHDKRNEWVIQTNVYANGSVSTGREEKFYLWFDPTTQHHQYTIIWNNYHSVFLVDNIPVREFEHKSTFYPSKPMLVYATIWDGSEWATHGGKYPVNYKNAPFTVSFAEMEISGCISNPSASAPSCSKTPSSLDPVEGPEFVKLSNQQVGAMDWARRKLMFYSYCKDTSRFKVMPPECK; this is encoded by the exons ATGGCAGTTCTGCAAATAGTCTTTTTGTGTCTTCTGGTTTCATGTATGAGTTTAGTTTCGGCCTCTTCACGCAACAGACGCTACACAAGTCCAAGCGTGCCGAAGCTAACTGATGTTTTTTCTCATGTCTCAATTAGAAATGTGTTTTCGAAAGCTTTTGGAGGGTCGAATGTTCAGGTGACTGGTAATGGATCCATGGCCACTCTTGTTCTTGACAAAACCTCAG GTTCTGGTTTGGCATCAGTAAACAAATATCACTATGGATTCTTCAGTGCTGCTATCAAGCTGCCTCCTGGAGACTCTTCTGGAGTTGTGGTAGCTTTCTAT tTATCTAATGCAGATGTCTTCCCCCACAATCATGATGAAATAGACATAGAGCTATTAGGCCATGACAAAAGAAATGAATGGGTCATTCAAACAAATGTGTATGCAAATGGGAGTGTCAGCAcaggaagagaagaaaaatttTACCTCTGGTTTGATCCAACAACACAGCACCATCAGTACACCATCATCTGGAACAATTATCACAGTGT GTTTCTAGTGGACAACATACCAGTGAGGGAGTTTGAGCATAAGAGCACATTCTATCCATCAAAACCGATGTTAGTTTACGCAACAATATGGGATGGATCAGAGTGGGCAACACATGGAGGAAAGTACCCAGTTAACTACAAGAATGCACCATTTACAGTTTCATTTGCAGAAATGGAGATAAGTGGCTGCATATCCAATCCCAGTGCTTCTGCTCCTTCATGTTCTAAGACCCCTTCAAGTTTGGACCCAGTTGAAGGACCAGAGTTTGTGAAGTTGAGTAACCAACAAGTTGGTGCTATGGATTGGGCAAGAAGGAAGCTAATGTTTTACTCttattgtaaagatacatctAGGTTTAAGGTTATGCCACCAGAGTGCAAATAG